A region of Mesoplodon densirostris isolate mMesDen1 chromosome 11, mMesDen1 primary haplotype, whole genome shotgun sequence DNA encodes the following proteins:
- the DCTN2 gene encoding dynactin subunit 2, producing the protein MADPKYADLPGIARNEPDVYETSDLPEDDQAEFDAEELTSTSVEHIIVNPNAAYDKFKDKRVGTKGLDFSDRIGKTKRTGYESGEYEMLGEGLGVKETPQQKYQRLLHEVQELMTEVEKIKTTVKESATEEKLTPVVLAKQLAALKQQLVASHLEKLLGPDAAINLTDPDGALAKRLLLQLEATKNSKGTGSGGKTTSGTPPDSSLVTYELHSRPEQDKFSQAAKVAELEKRLAELEAAVRCDQDAQNPLSAGLQGGCLMETVELLQAKVSALDLAVLDQVEARLQSVLGKVNEIAKHKASVEDADAQSKVHQLYETIQRWSPLASTLPELVQRLVTIRQLHEQAMQFGQLMTHLDTTQQMIACSLKDSATLLTQVQTTMRDNLSTVERNFANIDERMKKLGK; encoded by the exons ATGGCGGACCCTAAATACGCCGACCTTCCCGGCATT GCCAGGAACGAGCCAGATGTTTATGAAACCAGCGACCTGCCTGAGGATGATCAAGCGGAGTTTGATGCG GAGGAGCTGACGAGTACAAGTGTGGAGCACATCATTGTCAATCCCAATGCTGCCTATGACAAGTTCAAAGACAAGAGAGTGGGAACAAAGGGACTTG ATTTCTCAGATCGAATTGGAAAAACCAAAAGAACGGGATATGAATCTGGAGAATATGAGAtg CTTGGAGAGGGTCTGGGAGTGAAGGAGACACCCCAGCAAAAGTACCAGAGACTGCTGCATGAGGTCCAAGAGCTGATGACTGAAGTTGAGAAAATCAAG ACGACAGTGAAGGAGTCAGCCACTGAGGAGAAGCTGACCCCCGTGGTGCTGGCTAAACAGCTGGCAGCCCTGAAGCAGCAGCTGGTTGCTTCCCATCTGGAGAAGCTGCTGGGACCAGATGCCGCAATCAACCTTACTGACCCCGATGGAGCTCTGGCTAA GCGCCTACTGCTGCAGCTGGAAGCAACAAAGAACAGCAAAGGGACTGGTTCAGGGGGAAAGACCACTAGTGGGACACCCCCAGATAGCAGCCTTGTCACTTATGAACTACATTCTCGGCCTGAGCAGGACAAGTTCTCTCAAGCTGCcaaa GTGGCAGAACTCGAGAAGCGCCTGGCAGAGCTGGAAGCAGCTGTACGCTGTGATCAGGATGCTCAG AATCCCCTTTCTGCAGGTCTGCAGGGAGGCTGCCTTATG GAGACTGTAGAGCTGTTGCAAGCAAAGGTGAGCGCCCTGGACCTTGCAGTTCTGGACCAAGTGGAGGCTCGTCTACAG AGTGTCCTGGGAAAAGTGAATGAGATCGCCAAGCATAAAGCTTCTGTAGAGGATGCAGACGCACAAAGCAAG GTGCACCAGCTGTATGAAACCATACAGCGCTGGAGCCCACTCGCCTCCACCCTTCCTGAGCTGGTGCAGAGACTTGTCACCATCAGGCAGCTGCATGAACAAG CCATGCAGTTTGGTCAGCTTATGACACACTTGGATACCACACAGCAGATGATCGCTTGTTCCCTCAAGGACAGCGCCACCCTCTTGACCCAG GTGCAGACAACGATGCGTGATAACCTGTCCACAGTTGAGCGGAACTTTGCCAACATTGATGAACGGATGAAGAAACTGGGAAAGTGA